One window of Thermus hydrothermalis genomic DNA carries:
- a CDS encoding 2'-5' RNA ligase family protein, producing the protein MYGVLVWPPPDLRAFLEALQAEHGVRGFGPPHLNLRQPFEWPYEEEALKIALEGILRGHAPFRLRLGGWGHFPQGVVYLRAYGGSAFRRLFHALEPLAPPLKEIEGPSYIPHITLALGLGEEEARALAAKLPLPFRRSFLVKEVALVKDQDGGDLVEVARFPLARPT; encoded by the coding sequence GTGTACGGGGTGCTGGTGTGGCCGCCCCCTGACCTCCGGGCCTTCCTGGAGGCCTTGCAGGCCGAACACGGGGTGCGGGGGTTTGGCCCGCCCCACCTCAACCTGCGCCAGCCCTTTGAATGGCCCTACGAGGAGGAGGCCCTAAAGATTGCCCTCGAGGGCATCCTGCGGGGGCATGCCCCCTTCCGCCTGCGGCTTGGGGGGTGGGGCCATTTTCCCCAGGGGGTGGTCTACCTCCGGGCCTACGGGGGTAGCGCCTTCCGGAGGCTCTTCCACGCCCTCGAGCCCCTGGCCCCGCCCCTTAAGGAGATTGAGGGGCCAAGCTACATTCCCCACATCACCCTGGCCCTGGGGCTTGGCGAGGAGGAGGCTAGGGCCTTGGCGGCCAAGCTCCCCTTGCCCTTCCGCCGCTCCTTTTTGGTGAAGGAGGTGGCCTTGGTGAAGGACCAGGACGGGGGAGACCTGGTGGAGGTGGCGCGGTTTCCCCTCGCTAGGCCCACCTAG
- a CDS encoding NUDIX hydrolase yields the protein MSRTYLYRGRILNLALEGRYEIVEHKPAVAIIALREGKMLFVRQMRPAVGLAPLEIPAGLIEPGEDPLQAAQRELAEETGLAGDLSYLFSFYVSPGFTDEKTFVFLAQNLKEAQATPDEDEAIEVVWLEPEKALELHQKGQAEFSATGLVGVLYYHAFLRGR from the coding sequence GTGAGCCGCACCTATCTTTACCGGGGGCGCATCCTGAACCTGGCCCTGGAAGGGCGCTACGAAATCGTGGAGCACAAGCCGGCGGTGGCCATCATCGCCCTCCGCGAGGGCAAGATGCTCTTCGTTCGCCAGATGCGCCCCGCCGTGGGCCTTGCCCCCTTGGAAATCCCGGCGGGGCTCATAGAGCCCGGGGAAGACCCCTTACAGGCGGCCCAGAGGGAGCTCGCCGAGGAAACGGGGCTTGCGGGGGACCTGAGCTACCTTTTTAGCTTCTACGTGTCCCCGGGCTTCACCGACGAAAAGACCTTCGTCTTCCTGGCCCAGAACCTAAAGGAGGCCCAGGCCACCCCCGACGAGGACGAGGCCATAGAGGTGGTCTGGCTGGAGCCGGAAAAGGCCTTGGAGCTACACCAGAAAGGCCAAGCGGAGTTTTCCGCCACCGGCCTCGTGGGGGTCCTCTACTACCATGCTTTTCTCCGAGGTCGCTGA
- the ribF gene encoding riboflavin biosynthesis protein RibF, whose amino-acid sequence MLFSEVADVPKGPKVVAVGSFDGVHLGHQYLLRQALAEAKALKEPLLVYTFDPPTKVFTRGEGFLMDLTEKVEALRGVGVELILAVPFNEAFAQRPAEAFLEDLRALGASRIYVGEDFRFGRGRAGGVEELSRVAPTRIVPLLTLGGEAVKSSRIRALLLEGRVEEARHLLGRPYGAYGVVVEGEKLGRKLGFPTANLAVHPKKVLPPGVYAVEVEGAFGRHKGVANVGTRPTLGGEERRLEVHLLGFAGELYGEEARVRFLKRLREERRFPSLEALRAQIAEDVAQARAYFGL is encoded by the coding sequence ATGCTTTTCTCCGAGGTCGCTGACGTCCCCAAAGGCCCCAAGGTGGTGGCCGTGGGCTCCTTTGACGGGGTGCACCTGGGCCACCAGTACCTCCTGCGCCAGGCCCTGGCGGAGGCCAAAGCCTTAAAGGAGCCCCTTCTCGTCTACACCTTTGACCCCCCCACCAAGGTCTTCACCCGGGGGGAGGGCTTCCTCATGGACCTCACGGAGAAGGTGGAGGCCCTGAGGGGGGTGGGGGTGGAGCTCATCCTGGCGGTGCCCTTCAACGAAGCGTTCGCCCAAAGGCCGGCGGAGGCCTTCCTGGAAGACCTGAGGGCCCTAGGGGCAAGCCGCATCTACGTGGGGGAGGATTTCCGCTTTGGCCGGGGCCGGGCGGGAGGGGTGGAGGAGCTTTCCCGGGTGGCCCCCACCCGCATCGTCCCCCTCCTCACCCTAGGGGGCGAGGCGGTGAAGAGTAGCCGCATCCGCGCCCTCCTCCTGGAGGGAAGGGTGGAGGAGGCCCGCCACCTCCTGGGCCGTCCGTACGGGGCCTATGGGGTGGTGGTGGAAGGGGAAAAGCTCGGGCGAAAACTGGGCTTCCCCACGGCCAACCTGGCGGTGCACCCCAAGAAGGTCCTACCCCCCGGGGTCTACGCCGTGGAGGTGGAAGGGGCCTTTGGCCGCCACAAGGGGGTGGCCAACGTGGGCACAAGGCCCACCCTGGGCGGGGAGGAAAGGCGGCTTGAGGTCCACCTCCTAGGCTTTGCCGGGGAGCTTTATGGAGAGGAGGCCCGGGTGCGCTTCCTGAAGCGCCTCAGGGAGGAAAGGCGCTTTCCTAGCCTCGAGGCCCTCAGGGCGCAGATCGCCGAGGACGTGGCGCAGGCCCGGGCCTACTTCGGGCTCTAA
- the gcvPB gene encoding aminomethyl-transferring glycine dehydrogenase subunit GcvPB, protein MNYPLIFERSRKGRRGLKLVKEAPQAESLIPKAFLRETPPRLPEVDELTLVRHYTGLSRRQVGVDTTFYPLGSCTMKYNPKLHEEAARLFADLHPYQDPKTAQGALALMWELGEYLKALTGMDAITLEPAAGAHGELTGILVIRAYHEDRGEGKTRRLVLVPDSAHGSNPATASMAGYQVKEVPSGPDGEVDLEALKRELGPHVAAIMLTNPNTLGLFERRILEISRLAKAAGVQLYYDGANLNAIMGWARPGDMGFDVVHLNLHKTFTVPHGGGGPGSGPVGVKAHLAPYLPVPLVAKGEEGYYLDFDRPKSIGRVKSFYGNFLALVRAWAYIRTLGLPGLKRAAALSVLNARYLKELLKEKGYRVPYDGPCMHEFVAQPPQGYRALDLAKGLLELGFHPPTVYFPLIVKEALMVEPTETESKETLEAFAEAMGELLQKPKEWLENAPYTTPVRRLDELRANKHPKLTYFDPGVD, encoded by the coding sequence GTGAACTATCCCCTGATTTTTGAACGGAGCCGCAAGGGTAGGCGGGGCCTGAAGCTCGTCAAGGAAGCGCCCCAGGCGGAAAGCCTCATCCCCAAGGCCTTCCTGCGGGAAACCCCGCCTAGGCTTCCCGAGGTGGACGAGCTCACCCTGGTGCGCCACTACACGGGGCTTTCCCGCCGCCAGGTGGGGGTGGACACCACCTTCTACCCCTTGGGGAGCTGCACCATGAAGTACAACCCCAAGCTCCACGAGGAGGCGGCGCGGCTTTTCGCCGACCTCCACCCCTACCAGGACCCCAAGACGGCCCAAGGGGCCTTGGCCCTCATGTGGGAGCTCGGGGAGTACCTGAAGGCCCTCACGGGCATGGACGCCATCACCCTAGAGCCCGCCGCCGGGGCCCACGGGGAGCTCACGGGGATCCTGGTCATCCGCGCCTACCACGAGGACCGGGGGGAGGGGAAGACGCGGCGGCTCGTGCTGGTGCCGGACTCGGCCCACGGCTCCAACCCCGCCACCGCCAGCATGGCGGGCTACCAGGTAAAGGAGGTTCCCTCGGGGCCCGATGGGGAGGTGGACCTCGAGGCCCTCAAGCGGGAGCTCGGCCCCCACGTGGCCGCCATCATGCTCACCAACCCCAACACCTTGGGGCTTTTTGAAAGGCGCATCCTGGAGATCTCCCGCCTGGCCAAGGCGGCGGGGGTGCAGCTTTACTACGACGGGGCCAACCTGAACGCCATCATGGGCTGGGCCCGCCCCGGGGACATGGGCTTTGACGTGGTCCACCTGAACCTGCACAAGACCTTCACCGTGCCCCACGGCGGGGGTGGCCCCGGCTCGGGTCCTGTGGGGGTGAAGGCCCACCTGGCCCCCTACCTGCCCGTGCCCCTGGTGGCCAAGGGGGAGGAGGGGTACTACCTGGACTTTGACCGGCCCAAGAGCATCGGGCGGGTGAAGAGCTTCTACGGGAACTTCTTGGCCCTGGTGCGCGCATGGGCATACATCCGTACCCTGGGGCTTCCCGGGCTTAAGAGGGCGGCGGCCCTTTCCGTTCTCAACGCCCGCTACCTGAAGGAGCTCTTGAAGGAAAAGGGCTACCGGGTGCCCTACGACGGGCCCTGCATGCACGAGTTCGTGGCCCAGCCTCCCCAGGGGTATAGGGCCTTGGACCTGGCCAAGGGGCTTTTGGAGCTGGGCTTCCACCCCCCCACGGTCTACTTCCCCTTGATCGTCAAGGAGGCCCTAATGGTGGAGCCCACGGAGACGGAGAGCAAGGAGACCCTCGAGGCCTTCGCCGAGGCCATGGGGGAGCTCTTGCAAAAGCCCAAGGAGTGGCTGGAAAACGCCCCCTACACCACCCCGGTCCGCCGCTTGGACGAGCTTAGGGCCAACAAGCACCCCAAGCTCACCTACTTTGACCCGGGGGTGGATTAG
- the gcvPA gene encoding aminomethyl-transferring glycine dehydrogenase subunit GcvPA: MDYTPHTEEEIQEMLKRVGAERLEDLFRHLPEEILNPEIALPEPMPEWAVLEALRRLAEKNKPARKAFLGGGIRSHHVPPVVQALAGRGEFLTAYTPYQPEVSQGVLQATFEYQTMIAELTGLEVANASMYDGATALAEGVLLALRETGRMEVLVSQGVHPEYRAVLKAYLEAVGAELKTLPLEGGRTPSFPVPEGVGAVVGQNPNYLGALEDLAPLAEAAHRVGALFVAVADPLSLGVLKPPGAYGADIAVGDGQSLGLPMGFGGPHFGYLATKKAFVRQLPGRLVSETVDAEGKRGFILTLQAREQYIRRAKAKSNITTNAQLTALMGAMYLAALGPEGLKEVALRGVALAHRLYQLLLEVPGVEAFTPKPFFNEFALRLPKPPEAVRAALAARGFHAATPVPEEYGENLALFAATELHEEEDLLALRDALKEVLA; this comes from the coding sequence ATGGATTATACGCCCCATACCGAGGAGGAGATCCAGGAGATGCTTAAGCGGGTGGGGGCGGAGCGCCTGGAGGACCTCTTCCGCCACCTGCCCGAGGAGATCCTAAACCCCGAAATCGCCCTGCCCGAGCCCATGCCCGAGTGGGCGGTTTTGGAGGCGCTGAGGCGGCTTGCCGAGAAGAACAAGCCCGCCCGCAAGGCCTTCCTGGGCGGGGGGATCCGGAGCCACCACGTGCCCCCCGTGGTCCAGGCCCTGGCGGGCCGGGGGGAGTTCCTCACCGCCTACACCCCCTACCAGCCCGAGGTGAGCCAGGGGGTCCTCCAGGCCACCTTTGAGTACCAGACCATGATCGCCGAGCTTACGGGCCTCGAGGTGGCCAACGCCTCCATGTACGACGGCGCCACCGCCTTGGCGGAAGGGGTCCTCCTGGCCTTGAGGGAAACGGGCCGGATGGAGGTCCTGGTCTCCCAAGGGGTTCACCCCGAGTACCGGGCGGTGCTCAAGGCCTATCTGGAGGCGGTGGGGGCGGAGCTCAAGACCCTGCCCCTGGAAGGAGGGCGCACCCCCTCCTTCCCGGTGCCCGAGGGGGTGGGGGCGGTGGTGGGGCAGAACCCCAACTACCTGGGGGCCCTGGAGGACCTCGCCCCCCTGGCGGAGGCGGCCCACCGGGTGGGGGCCCTTTTCGTGGCGGTGGCCGACCCCCTTTCCCTTGGGGTCCTCAAGCCCCCGGGGGCCTACGGGGCGGACATCGCCGTGGGGGATGGGCAGAGCCTGGGCCTGCCCATGGGCTTTGGCGGCCCCCACTTCGGCTACCTGGCCACCAAGAAGGCCTTCGTGCGCCAGCTCCCGGGGCGCCTGGTTTCCGAGACGGTGGACGCCGAGGGCAAGCGGGGCTTCATCCTCACCCTGCAGGCCCGGGAGCAGTACATAAGGCGGGCCAAGGCCAAGAGCAACATCACCACCAACGCCCAGCTCACCGCCCTCATGGGGGCCATGTACCTGGCGGCCTTGGGGCCCGAGGGGCTTAAGGAGGTGGCCCTCCGGGGCGTGGCCCTGGCCCACCGGCTTTACCAGCTCCTCCTGGAGGTGCCGGGGGTGGAGGCCTTCACGCCCAAGCCCTTCTTCAACGAGTTCGCCCTGAGGCTTCCCAAGCCCCCGGAGGCGGTGCGGGCGGCCCTGGCGGCCCGGGGTTTCCACGCCGCCACCCCCGTGCCCGAGGAGTACGGGGAAAACCTCGCCCTCTTCGCCGCCACGGAGCTTCACGAAGAAGAGGACCTCTTGGCCCTAAGGGATGCCTTGAAGGAGGTGTTGGCGTGA
- the gcvH gene encoding glycine cleavage system protein GcvH gives MDIPKDRFYTKTHEWALPEGDTVLVGITDYAQDALGDVVYVELPEVGRKVEKGEAVAVVESVKTASDIYAPVAGEVVEVNLVLEKTPELINQDPYGEGWIFRLRPLDMGDLDDLLDADGYQEALESEA, from the coding sequence ATGGACATACCCAAGGACCGCTTTTACACCAAGACCCACGAGTGGGCCCTGCCCGAAGGGGACACGGTACTGGTGGGCATCACCGACTACGCCCAAGACGCCCTGGGAGACGTGGTCTACGTGGAGCTCCCCGAGGTGGGGCGCAAGGTGGAGAAGGGCGAGGCGGTGGCGGTGGTGGAGAGCGTGAAGACCGCCTCCGATATCTACGCCCCCGTGGCCGGGGAGGTGGTGGAGGTGAACCTGGTCCTGGAGAAGACCCCGGAGCTCATCAACCAAGACCCCTACGGGGAGGGTTGGATCTTCCGCCTCCGCCCCCTGGACATGGGGGACCTGGACGACCTCCTGGATGCGGATGGGTACCAGGAGGCTTTGGAGAGCGAGGCCTAA
- the gcvT gene encoding glycine cleavage system aminomethyltransferase GcvT, whose translation MKRTPLYEAHLRLGGRMVAFAGYALPLQYTSIVEEHLAVRREAGVFDVSHMGEFWVRGEEALPFLQWATANDAARLKVGRAQYSMLPNERGGVVDDIYLYRLGEAEYLMVVNAANIAKDFAHLEALAEGFRVELLDRSEATALLALQGPKAESLLQGLTDADLKGRKKNDVFQAQVAGRPALLARTGYTGEDGFELFLAPEDAEAVFLALVEAGAKPCGLGARDTLRLEAGFPLYGHELTDTTNPLCTPWAWVVKKEKAFFGKEAMLSGACREKLVGLVLETGIPREGYRVFSGEAPVGRVTSGGYSPLLEKGIALAYVEEGAEAPFFVEVRGRRVQASLSPLPFVPLK comes from the coding sequence ATGAAGCGCACCCCCCTTTACGAGGCCCACCTGCGCCTGGGCGGGCGCATGGTGGCCTTTGCCGGCTACGCCCTTCCCCTGCAGTACACCTCCATCGTGGAGGAGCACCTGGCGGTGAGGCGGGAAGCGGGCGTGTTTGACGTGAGCCACATGGGGGAGTTCTGGGTGCGGGGGGAGGAGGCGCTCCCCTTCCTCCAGTGGGCCACGGCGAACGACGCCGCCCGGCTCAAGGTGGGGAGGGCCCAGTACTCCATGCTCCCAAACGAAAGGGGCGGGGTGGTGGACGATATCTACCTCTACCGCCTGGGCGAGGCGGAGTACCTCATGGTGGTCAACGCCGCCAACATCGCCAAGGACTTCGCCCACCTCGAGGCCTTGGCAGAAGGCTTCCGGGTGGAGCTTTTGGACCGCTCCGAGGCCACCGCCCTCCTCGCCCTCCAAGGCCCCAAGGCGGAAAGCCTCCTGCAGGGGCTTACCGACGCCGACCTAAAGGGGCGCAAGAAGAACGATGTCTTCCAGGCCCAGGTGGCGGGCCGCCCTGCCCTCCTTGCCCGCACGGGGTACACGGGGGAGGACGGGTTTGAGCTCTTCCTGGCCCCCGAGGACGCCGAGGCGGTCTTCCTGGCCCTGGTGGAGGCGGGGGCGAAGCCCTGTGGCCTTGGGGCCCGGGATACCCTGCGCCTCGAGGCCGGCTTCCCCCTCTACGGCCACGAGCTCACCGACACCACCAACCCCCTCTGCACCCCTTGGGCCTGGGTGGTGAAGAAGGAGAAGGCCTTTTTCGGCAAGGAGGCCATGCTTTCCGGAGCCTGCCGGGAAAAGCTCGTGGGCTTGGTCCTGGAAACGGGCATCCCCCGGGAAGGCTACCGGGTATTCTCCGGCGAAGCCCCGGTGGGCCGGGTGACGAGCGGGGGCTACTCTCCCCTTCTGGAAAAGGGCATCGCCCTGGCCTACGTGGAGGAGGGGGCGGAAGCGCCCTTCTTCGTGGAGGTGCGGGGAAGGCGGGTACAGGCTTCCCTTAGCCCCTTGCCCTTTGTGCCGCTAAAATAG
- a CDS encoding ATP-binding protein: MERVGVVLGSREATPLAFWVGVEGEGLLRLDDLVVVEGFHPKVGRVRYFGMVDHVAKVHEGETYDTDTFLAVEGHIPVSLAYVAHVSVTRILPEEFFPPDPGSPVYLAKGEDLELALYYEGMRNQKGTTKLPAGLLKNGEVAYLNLEFLNGVKGGHVNISGISGVAAKTSYATFLLKSLLESGVLEDAHQAKVLLFNVKGEDLFFLDKPNARLTEEAKAEYEALGLPPTPFRSVAFLAPPKKDGYVPDVDTRLEGVRAYHYDLVQFCQRGLLPFLFADRGFMTNLGFLVQHLTEKLRRLAEGQKGPHLLVDDWPREELPEAKAFDALGKVPLRSFADLVRYLEYKLLGPETGEGEGDRSWTARQARGTLEAFVRRLRASVENVAHLIRGDRPGNPPDPLKGEQVHVVDLAKLSPQAQMFVVGSLLKDVFERKERGQYRGRVFIVLDELNKYAPRDEEGPIKDVLLDIAERGRSLGVILIGAEQTASEVERRVVGNAAIRVVGRLDAAEAERPEYRYLPTTFRQRALILPQGWVILHQPEIPVPLLVRFPFPAWATKREEVLEDNSAEALRRELF; the protein is encoded by the coding sequence ATGGAACGGGTGGGCGTGGTTTTGGGTAGCCGGGAGGCCACCCCCTTGGCCTTCTGGGTGGGGGTGGAGGGGGAGGGCCTCCTGAGACTGGACGACCTGGTGGTGGTGGAAGGCTTCCACCCCAAGGTGGGCAGGGTGCGCTACTTCGGCATGGTGGACCACGTGGCCAAGGTGCACGAGGGGGAAACTTACGATACGGACACCTTCTTGGCGGTGGAGGGGCACATCCCCGTGAGCCTGGCCTACGTGGCCCACGTGAGCGTGACCCGCATCCTCCCCGAGGAGTTCTTCCCGCCCGACCCCGGCTCCCCCGTCTACCTGGCGAAGGGGGAGGACCTGGAGCTCGCCCTCTACTACGAGGGCATGCGGAACCAAAAGGGGACCACCAAGCTCCCCGCCGGCCTCCTCAAGAACGGGGAGGTGGCCTATTTGAACCTGGAGTTTCTGAACGGGGTGAAGGGCGGGCACGTGAACATCTCCGGCATCAGCGGGGTGGCGGCCAAGACCAGCTACGCCACCTTCCTCCTCAAGAGCCTCCTGGAAAGCGGGGTCTTGGAGGACGCCCACCAGGCCAAGGTCCTCCTTTTCAACGTGAAGGGGGAGGACCTCTTCTTCCTGGACAAGCCCAACGCCCGCCTCACGGAGGAGGCCAAGGCGGAGTACGAGGCCCTGGGCCTTCCCCCCACGCCCTTTAGGAGCGTGGCCTTCCTGGCCCCTCCCAAGAAGGACGGGTACGTGCCCGACGTGGACACCCGCCTCGAGGGAGTGCGGGCCTACCACTACGACCTGGTCCAGTTCTGCCAAAGGGGGCTTCTCCCCTTCCTCTTCGCCGACCGGGGCTTCATGACCAACCTGGGCTTTTTGGTCCAGCACCTCACGGAAAAGCTCCGGCGCCTCGCCGAGGGGCAGAAGGGCCCCCACCTCCTGGTGGACGACTGGCCCCGGGAGGAGCTACCCGAGGCGAAGGCCTTTGACGCCCTGGGCAAAGTGCCCCTAAGGAGCTTCGCCGACCTGGTGCGCTACCTGGAGTACAAGCTCCTGGGCCCGGAAACGGGGGAGGGGGAAGGGGACAGGTCCTGGACCGCAAGGCAGGCCCGGGGCACCCTCGAGGCCTTCGTGAGGCGGCTTAGGGCCAGCGTGGAGAACGTGGCCCACCTCATCCGGGGCGACCGCCCCGGAAACCCCCCAGACCCCCTGAAGGGCGAGCAGGTCCACGTGGTGGACCTGGCCAAGCTCTCCCCCCAGGCGCAGATGTTCGTGGTGGGAAGCCTCCTCAAGGACGTCTTTGAGCGCAAGGAGCGGGGGCAGTACCGGGGCCGGGTCTTCATCGTCTTGGACGAGCTCAACAAGTACGCCCCCCGGGACGAGGAGGGCCCCATCAAGGACGTGCTTTTGGACATCGCGGAAAGGGGCCGCTCCTTGGGCGTCATCCTCATCGGGGCGGAGCAGACGGCGAGCGAGGTGGAGCGCCGGGTGGTGGGGAACGCCGCCATAAGGGTGGTGGGCCGCCTGGACGCCGCCGAGGCGGAGCGCCCCGAGTACCGCTACCTCCCCACCACCTTCCGCCAACGGGCCCTCATCCTGCCCCAGGGGTGGGTGATCCTCCACCAGCCGGAGATCCCCGTGCCCCTTTTGGTGCGCTTCCCCTTCCCCGCCTGGGCCACCAAGCGGGAGGAGGTCTTGGAGGACAACTCCGCCGAGGCCCTGAGGCGCGAGCTCTTTTAG
- a CDS encoding DNA double-strand break repair nuclease NurA: MAWRLYALELPQAQDLLPEGPEPEGFWPLEEPWAARRAEALPWPEPLYFLDGKERAEGLLAEGRRLALLGCVAAGAVVYEGGRMRLLPPRVRRVGVGLSEPLRVGELRYEPFPAEGEGVYALQEGLRRARANLEAEVAQELSGGLLVVDGPVRLKRVGPILGYIKTHWARYLPPEKEALLAALAPGERTPLFRIRRKGLELASWYLRLPLPPEGVRPPEAGLLRLETPLDGPYGWLAALSLSLFPALASHPVKDPRAPQNLTPVGGLERELGRRMGSREVVARLLARYLGGG, encoded by the coding sequence ATGGCCTGGCGGCTTTACGCCCTAGAGCTCCCCCAGGCCCAGGACCTCTTGCCCGAAGGGCCGGAGCCCGAGGGGTTCTGGCCCCTGGAGGAGCCCTGGGCGGCGAGGAGGGCGGAGGCCCTCCCTTGGCCCGAGCCCCTTTACTTCCTGGACGGCAAGGAGCGGGCGGAGGGGCTTTTGGCGGAGGGAAGGCGGCTTGCCCTTTTGGGGTGCGTGGCCGCGGGGGCCGTGGTCTACGAGGGGGGGAGGATGCGCCTCCTGCCCCCCAGGGTGCGCCGGGTGGGGGTGGGGCTTTCCGAGCCCCTGAGGGTAGGGGAACTCCGCTACGAGCCTTTCCCGGCGGAGGGGGAAGGGGTTTACGCCCTCCAGGAGGGCTTGCGGCGGGCGAGGGCCAACCTCGAGGCGGAGGTGGCCCAGGAGCTTTCCGGGGGGCTTCTCGTGGTGGATGGCCCCGTGCGCCTCAAGAGGGTGGGGCCCATCCTGGGCTACATCAAGACCCATTGGGCCCGCTACCTGCCCCCGGAAAAGGAGGCGCTCTTGGCGGCCCTCGCCCCCGGGGAGAGGACCCCCCTTTTCCGCATCCGGCGCAAGGGGTTGGAGCTTGCAAGCTGGTACCTGCGCCTGCCCCTGCCCCCGGAGGGGGTGAGGCCCCCGGAGGCGGGGCTTTTGCGCCTGGAAACCCCTTTGGATGGCCCCTATGGGTGGCTTGCGGCGCTTTCCCTAAGCCTTTTCCCCGCCCTGGCCTCCCACCCCGTGAAGGACCCCAGGGCGCCCCAGAACCTCACCCCCGTGGGGGGCTTGGAAAGGGAGTTGGGCCGTAGGATGGGAAGCCGCGAGGTGGTGGCCCGGCTTTTGGCTCGGTACTTGGGAGGTGGTTGA
- a CDS encoding NAD-dependent malic enzyme, giving the protein MPVSRYYDVKRDEKGERYLEPYVTGFLLLRLPLLNKGTAFTEEERRALGLEGLLPPHVNTLEEQKERVYRRYRLIASPLDKHIYLRHLQDRNEVLFYALLVDHLEEMLPILYTPTVGEAVREFSHIYRYPRGFTVSTRNIDRVEEALANVPLEEVRLIVATDSSAILGIGDQGYGGMAIAIGKLTLYTAVGGVGPDKTLPVELDVGTDREDLLNDPLYLGVRHKRLRGEAYYRFLDRFVEAVRKRYPKALIQWEDFAKEAAFTVLERYRKVVPSFNDDIQGTGAVALAGVLSACRLKGERLSEQVVVVYGAGAGGVGVAWALVEGMKREGLSEEEAKARVLVLDSRGLLVEGRNMEAYKRPFAQKRERLRDWRFSGEYPNLLETIQNARATVLLGLSGQGGSFTEPVVRAMLENTPRPVIFPLSNPTSASEALPDDLIYWTEGQALVAAGSPFPPVGYKGRTIPVGQGNNAFIFPGLGLGAVLARAREVTDGMVLEAAYALYEFTRERFPDLLYPPVRHLREVSPYVAARVMRKALEEGVAEEERIQGLSFPELYAFVQSRFWEPKYLPYRPAPVI; this is encoded by the coding sequence ATGCCGGTTAGCCGCTATTACGACGTCAAGCGGGACGAAAAGGGCGAACGTTACCTGGAGCCTTACGTCACGGGTTTTCTCCTCCTAAGGCTTCCCCTCCTCAACAAGGGCACGGCCTTCACCGAGGAGGAAAGGCGCGCTCTGGGCCTAGAAGGCCTCCTGCCTCCCCACGTGAACACCCTGGAGGAGCAGAAGGAACGGGTCTACCGCCGCTACCGCCTCATCGCCTCCCCCCTGGACAAGCACATCTACCTCCGCCACCTCCAAGACCGCAACGAGGTCCTCTTCTACGCCCTTTTGGTGGACCACCTGGAGGAGATGCTCCCCATCCTCTACACCCCCACGGTGGGGGAGGCGGTGCGGGAGTTCTCCCACATCTACCGCTACCCCCGGGGCTTCACCGTGAGCACCCGAAACATTGACCGGGTGGAGGAGGCCCTGGCGAATGTCCCCCTAGAGGAGGTGCGCCTCATCGTGGCCACGGACTCCTCCGCCATCCTCGGCATCGGGGACCAGGGGTATGGGGGGATGGCCATCGCCATCGGCAAGCTCACCCTGTACACCGCCGTGGGCGGGGTGGGGCCCGACAAGACCCTGCCCGTGGAGTTGGACGTGGGCACGGACCGGGAGGACCTCCTCAACGACCCCCTCTACCTTGGGGTGCGGCACAAGCGCTTGAGGGGCGAGGCCTACTACCGGTTCCTGGACCGCTTCGTGGAGGCGGTGCGCAAGCGCTACCCCAAGGCCCTCATCCAGTGGGAGGACTTCGCCAAGGAGGCGGCCTTTACCGTGCTGGAGCGCTACCGCAAGGTGGTGCCCTCCTTCAACGACGACATCCAGGGCACGGGGGCCGTGGCCCTGGCCGGGGTGCTTTCCGCTTGCCGCCTCAAAGGGGAGCGGCTTTCCGAGCAGGTGGTGGTGGTCTACGGGGCGGGGGCCGGGGGGGTTGGCGTGGCCTGGGCCTTGGTGGAGGGGATGAAGCGGGAGGGCCTGAGCGAGGAGGAGGCCAAGGCCCGGGTCTTGGTCCTGGACTCCCGGGGGCTTTTGGTGGAGGGGCGGAACATGGAGGCCTACAAGCGGCCCTTCGCCCAGAAGCGGGAGCGCCTTCGGGACTGGCGTTTTTCCGGCGAGTACCCAAACCTTTTGGAGACTATCCAAAACGCCCGGGCCACGGTGCTCCTCGGCCTTTCGGGCCAGGGGGGAAGCTTCACCGAGCCCGTGGTGCGGGCCATGCTGGAAAACACCCCTAGGCCCGTGATCTTCCCCCTTTCCAACCCCACCTCGGCCAGCGAGGCCCTGCCCGACGACCTCATCTACTGGACGGAAGGGCAGGCCCTGGTGGCGGCGGGTAGCCCCTTCCCCCCCGTGGGCTACAAGGGCCGGACCATCCCCGTGGGCCAGGGGAACAACGCCTTCATCTTCCCTGGGCTCGGCCTGGGGGCGGTATTGGCCCGGGCCCGGGAGGTGACGGACGGGATGGTCCTCGAGGCCGCCTACGCCCTCTACGAGTTCACCCGAGAGCGCTTCCCCGACCTCCTTTACCCCCCGGTGCGCCACCTCAGGGAGGTTTCCCCCTACGTGGCCGCCCGGGTCATGCGGAAGGCCCTGGAGGAGGGCGTGGCGGAGGAAGAGCGCATCCAGGGGCTTTCCTTCCCCGAGCTTTACGCCTTCGTGCAAAGCCGCTTCTGGGAGCCCAAGTACCTCCCCTACCGCCCCGCCCCGGTAATCTAG